TGAGAAATGCGTTTCGTTGAGACGCCAATATTCACGAAGGAGGTCCTCGATCTCCTCGATGATGATGAATATCGCGCCCTGCAATTGGCTTTGATCTTCAGGCCAGAGCAGGGCGCTATCATTCCAGGGAGTGGCGGTCTACGCAAGCTGCGTTGGGGCGGGAAGGGAAGAGGCAAACGGGGAGGGTTGCGAGTCATCTATTACCAGGCGAAAGAAGAGGACACTTTTTACATGTTGTTCGTTTATCCAAAGAATGAGCAGGAGGACCTTACCTCCACGCAGTTGCGCGTTCTTGGCCGCCTCGTACGGGAGGAGTTCAAATGAAAAAGCATGATTTTGAAAAACTGATGGAGAGTGTAAAGCAGGCGGGAAAAATACGGCGCGGTGTAATGAAGGCCAGCCGTGTTTTCAAATTTGCACCTGCTGACATCAAAGCTATTCGTGTACGTTTGGCCAAGTCGCAGTCTGAATTTGCGCTCATGATCGGAGTAAGCGTTTCTACCCTTCAGAATTGGGAGCAGGGTCGGAGAGTTCCGGAGGGGCCTGCGCGTGCTCTATTGAAAATTGCCGCGGAAAATCCCGAGGCTGTTATTGAAGCACTGGGAGCATGATTTTTTTTCGAACTGGCTTGAAAGAAATAGACTCACGTGGCTGAGAAGACCTCAACATGGAATCCGAGGGTATTCAGTTTGTTAATCAGGCGCCTGGCCTTAACGGACTTGTCTCGCCGGTCGAAGTAATCGCCGCCGAGATCACGATACGGGACATGATCCTTCAACATGTGGTACACAGCGGTGAGCATCGAGGCGGCGACGGCGATGAGCGCCTTCTTCGGTCCACGGCGACTTTTCAGGCGGTGAAATTGCGCCCGCAGGTAACTCCCCTTGGTTCGGATGGCAGCCCATGCCGCTTGCGCCAGCGTCGTCTTCAGCCACGGGGCACCCGGCCGGATCCGACT
This bacterium DNA region includes the following protein-coding sequences:
- a CDS encoding helix-turn-helix domain-containing protein, which translates into the protein MKKHDFEKLMESVKQAGKIRRGVMKASRVFKFAPADIKAIRVRLAKSQSEFALMIGVSVSTLQNWEQGRRVPEGPARALLKIAAENPEAVIEALGA
- a CDS encoding type II toxin-antitoxin system RelE/ParE family toxin yields the protein MRFVETPIFTKEVLDLLDDDEYRALQLALIFRPEQGAIIPGSGGLRKLRWGGKGRGKRGGLRVIYYQAKEEDTFYMLFVYPKNEQEDLTSTQLRVLGRLVREEFK